A region of the Streptomyces sp. NBC_00442 genome:
GCTCCCCGTAGTACGGCTGGCCGGTCAGCACCTCCGGTCCGAAATGCAGCGCCCGAGCCAGAGCCAATATGAGGCTCGGCGTCGCTTTCCGGGCTCCGGACTCCAGCTTCTGAATCAGGCTGGGCGACACCGCGACCCGCTGGGCAAGCTGCGCGGCGGACAGCCCTCGCGTCTTACGTGCCACCCGGAGCCGGTCTCCCAGCATCAAGCTCTCACCCATGTCGAGATCCCCTCGCTGATCGGAGCATTGGGGCCAGCGTACGGACTGCGACCAAGCTCCAGAAGGGCCGTCGCTAAGAGTTAACGGGCCGGCCGTTCTACTCACGCGCCGTGCTCTGCTGCTTGGGGCTAAGCGCCCAACCCGCCGCCAGTGGCACCTGTCAGTCGACGACGCGGCGGAACAGCTTTTCCAAAGTGAGGTGAACCAGTCTGCCGGACCGGAGCCGAGCTGTTCCAAGGCTCGTCCAGTCCCGCTACTCGCATCGTATGACCGGAGGCTACTGTCCACAGCAAACGTCAACTCTCCAGGCAATCGCTTCAGCCGCTCACGTCAACTCCAGGATCCCGTTCCACACACTTGCTGCCGTACACAATGACTTGACGACCAGACGACCACGCCCCAGGCGCCGACCGAGCAGACCGCCGCCCACGGCCGTCAACCGCAATCCATAAGGTCATGGCACAAGTCACCCCGTGAATCCGGAATTGTCAGTGACCGCACCTACGGTCCCGCGCCATGGCCAATGGAATCTGGCACGCCGAATACGGCATCGCCATCAACCTGACTCGCTCCGACCTCGGACTGAACGAGTACCAGGGCTGCTTGCCAGCCGACCTCACACCAGAAAAGCTTCTGGAGGACATCACTCGCCCCCTCCAGGACCGAGAGCGCGAACGCCTGCAATGCCTCGACCACCACGAGCACGGAGTATGCAAAGCCGAGCGCGAGGGACGGTCACCGTGGATGACCGTCCGGCGGTGCCGACGAGGGACCGAACTACTGCTCATTGCAGCCCATCTACCGGCGCGGAGTGCGCCTACGCCGCCAGAGAGCCTGCGGCACCAGGCCCTCAAAGAACGAATCGTCCGAGCCGCCGAGCGCCATAGCTGTCTGACAGCCGACGCAGAAATGACAGCACAGGGCAGCAGACGGAAAATCCGTAGTGACGTACGGGTTTCCGGTCCGGGCCGAACCGTCGGCTGGGAAGCCCAGTACTCTCCGATCACCGCGCCCACCGTCCGCAGACGCTCACAGATTGCCGTGGAGGCAGGCATCACCCCCCTATGGGTCACCGACAGCGACCGAGCGGCTTTGATTAACAGGGCTCCCTGGGCGAGGGTGGATGATGTGCCCTGGCAGGACATCGCATCACGCGCGCGGATGCTAATCCGTGGCGGTGTCCGCTACCTTCAGGAATGGAAGTGCACAGCGGGTGCCGAGCGCCAATGCCCGGCGAAAACAGCAAGTATGTTCGGCTGCGGTGACTTCCACACCATCTTTGAGGTTCCTGCGCTGTGTCTGCCCGCGAAGCGCCACACTGAGGTCGACGAACTCGTCGTAGCCAGCGCCGACGGCTCCTTCGTCCCCCTCCAAGTCCCTATGCCGTCGGATCCTCGGCAGGCATCTCGCATGTGGGTGCCCGCCCAGGACCACGAACGCTGGCTCAGCATCGTCGGACACGAACCAACCCCACTCTGCGAGGAAGACCCGCCCGACAGCGAACTGACTTTCCACGAGGAGGAGTTGGACGCCAAGTGCCGTTTCGGCGAGGAGAGCTCTGTACGCAACGATCCCCGTCCCATCCGTGAGCGAGGCGACGACCGCGGCCTGAGAACCTTCACCCAGTTGCCACCGCGTATCCCCCGCCAAGCACCCGGACGGTCCATTAGCGATGCGGAACGCCAAGAGAGAGCAGAGCAATATGGATGCCGCGTCTGGGAAATCGGCGCATGCCCTGGATGCGGCCAGCCGATGCACCGCTACGGGCGGGGTGCCGCCCATGCCTGCCGCGCCTGCCGATCCCGCTTCGTCACCCGGTAGACCCGATCGTCGTGGCCTTGCCGAGCGTGAGGCGGCGAGGTTGGACATTGCGTCAGACGATGCGACCAGGACTGCCGGCGGGTGAGGGAGAGCGGTCCAAACCGCGTACCAGAGCCGTTGCAGTCCCCGAGGCGGGCGCCTTTGCGGTGCGCCGGTCTGGCAGTGGTCGATGGCCGTCCAGATTGCTGTGGTCGGTCATGTGGAGCTCACGGATCCCACGCATGACCTCGAAGCCCTAGGGGGTTCTGCATGAGGGTCGGCAAACGCAGCTCCCCGCCAGCCGGGAAGCTAGATGCCAGCAGGATCTGCCCGCCAATCCACCCAGCCGACCCCTCTGATCGCTGGTCTCATTTTCGGTCTCATTCGTCCACGTTCAGGACCGTTCGCAAGCCCGTGGTCTAACGCCTGCGACGCAGGTCAGGACGCCCGCGACCACCCCCGGATCCCCAGACGAACATTTGGAAAGCGTGTTGGGGGCAACCCCTCACGAGTTCGAATCTCGTATCCTCCGCCATTGCTCTCACCGGGCAATACGTCGAAGGGCCCCACCGCTTGCGGTGGGGCCCTTCGACGTTACGTGGTCCCAGTTCGCCGGATGGGCCGTCGTGGACCGAGGTCTGCCCCAACCGCCTCGGCCACGCAGGGGCCCGTGCGAGCCTGTCGTCCGCACGCCCCAACCCGAACTCTCATGGCAGCGTCGTACTGCGGAGCCGCCCAACTGTGGGCCTTGCGAACCCCAAAGCGATGTCGGGGAGGGTTACCTTGGCGACCGGCCTGTTGCACCTTGACGAGGCGGGCGAGTGGTCAGGCCTCTGGTGGCTGCCCGACGACCCTGGCCAGCCGCTACCCCGTGTCCTCCGCTACTCACCGGACGATGGCCTCGCGCTTTCGCTGATCGGTGCGTTCGAGGACCGCATCATGTCTGTGCCTCCCGGCCTCACCGTCTTCCACTAGGGGAGCCGGAACTGGGACGCCATCCAGGGCGTCGCCGAGCCGAGCGGCGTGCAGCCGGTGCAGACGCGATCGGTCCTAGTGGACGGGACCGCGTTCCGCCTGGAGCACCAGCACACGCTCCCGTTCTTCGACCGGAGCAGAGGCGGCACCGTCGGTCACATGCGCGAGACGGCGTTCGAGCGCGTGGTCCCGGCCACCCCGTTCCGGGCGGGCACGGGAGGCGGCCGCCCTGGTGCAGGACCTGATCTCACTTGCGACCCATCGAGCCGTCGGCATGATCTGGCTCCGGCTTGAAACAGCGGACAGCGAGTCCCCACCAGTGTCCGGCGGCCGCCTCGCGCCAAGGCGGGGCGCCATGCGCTCTAGCACCGGCCCGCTATGTGGAGGCCAGCCTCCTGACGGCAGAGGGAGCGGCCGAGGTGCTGCACCGGCGGCCTCCGCATCGACGAGAAGCCGCTTCCCCCTGCGGCTTTCGAGGCGATGCGCACCGCCATGCTCGCCCAGGTGCCCGAGATCCACCGGCGGAGGTTCAAGGGAGCCATCCGCGACGACCTGACGCTCCGGGACCGGCTATACGCCCTCGCTGCGCGTCCCGACCAGAACCGGCCTATGTGGCTGAAGCACTACGACTCAAGCGCGATCGGGACCGGCTGCTGGAGCTGGTCGACTGGCTCCAGGAGGAACACGGGCCGGTCACCAAGAACGAGCGAGCGGCAGCCCTCGCGGAACTGGACGATCTCGACGGCGAGCACAATCGCCGCACGGCCGGTGGACGCGATGCCGGAGAAGCGGCGTGAAGAAGCGCCCCAGTGAACAGAGGCAGCGGCCGCTGCGTGTCTTCGTACTCGACTGCGAAGCCCTGTCTCCGACCGTGCGCGGCGACCGGAAGATGATCGCCTGGCTCGACCTGGCAGCTCAAGGTGAGGCCGAGGTGGTGACTTCTCCCATGGCGTTGGTCGAGGCGTACGAAGGCAGAACCACCGAGCAGCGCTGGGACCGGGTGCTCTCCCGGCTCCAAGTCGCCGATGTCGGCAAGGACGAGGCCCGCCAGGCTCGCCGCCTCCTGGCGGACGCCAAACTGCATGGACACGAGTACGCGATCGACGCCGTACCCGCCGTCATCGCTCGCCGGCAGAAAGGGCAGGTCACGGTCTTCTTCTCGGACGTCGACGACCTGGAGAAACTCGTCCCGGACGCGATCGTGGTCAAGGCGGTCTGACCCAACCCTGCGACCGGTCCGGGTTTCCGGGGCGGGCGGGGTCGCTCGTGCCGAGCGTCAGCCTCCGGCGTGCTTCAGCTCCCGGACGGCGGATGCCTCAGCGACACATCGGCGAAGCCGGAGCAAGCCCCTCAACGTGTGCATTGAGGCGACCTTTACCCACGATCCGCATGCGAGCCCATCCGCTCGATCACGAGCCCCTTCCCTGTAGTGGGCCGTCTCCTGTCCCTGCCGCTTCACCCAGGTGGTGACAGTTGGGCGGGCGACTCCTGCCTGCCCAACGAAGCCCGCACGAGTGGTGAAGGGATCCCGCCGGTCCAAGCTCATCGCATGGTGCTCCTTCGTTCGTGCCTCCGCCAAGGTCTTGAACGCCGGCTCGAGCAGCTCCTGTACGGCCGCTGCGCATGGCGCAGTGTCAGTACGGGAAGCGCCATGGCGCGCTGCTCGGCTTCGAACCCACGTACGTGCCCGATGTGGGAGCAAGGATGGAGAAAAAGAGCCATTCTCGGTCAATCATTGCCGCATTTCGATCAGTTGGCCTCACGGTTAACCCTCGTCTGTGATGCTCCACGACAGGGCAGCTCGGCTTCGGTCGGCTGACGCTCCTTTGGGACCCGGGGGGATTCCGTCCATGCGCACCGAGACGATGACAATCACGCCTGACATCTGCACCAAATGGATGCAGAACAGGGTCTGCAACCGCGTGCCTCTGCGTGGCTACAACGTCGAGAAGTTCCGGGAGATCCTGCAGAGCGGACAGTTCCGGACCACCCACCAAGGGTTCGCGCTGGACCTGCACGGTTGCCTTATTGACGGACAGCATCGAGCCCAGGCAATCATCGACACAGGAATCTCCGTGACCGCACAGGTCACTTATGACCTCGAGCCGGACGCCTTCGCCGCCATCGACGGGGGCCGTGTGCGGACTTCGGGCGATCACGTCGCCAAGGCGTCCGGCATGGCGCAGAACAGCGCCAACTACTACGGCGCGGCCTTGAAGATCCTGCGTAACCGAGCCGAGGGGCTGCACTGGACCCGTTGGTCCACGGGCAAACTCACGGCTGACGAGATTCCTGCACTCATGGCCACCTGGCCCATTCCGGAATCCCGGATCAACTACATGCTCGTGAAGGGTCGCCAGTGCCATGCGAGCGGCACGGGACTGCTCATCAGCCACCAGATCATCCTGGAGAAGTGGCCCGAGCACGTCGCCGACCTCTTCTTCGGGGGCATCGGTGATGCGAGTCGCGAGTATGTCGGCAAGGATCCCCGGGCCGTCTACACGAACACCATGCTCAACGTGAACAAGGGCGTCATCAGCAGGGACAGCGTCCAACAGTCGGCACAAGCAATCAAGGCCTTCAATGCGCTCATTGCAGGGGAGACCATCGGCACCCTGAAGAAGATGAAAATGGCGGGCGTCAAAGTGGTTCGCGACCGCGCGACTGGCGAGGAGATGGAGCAGCAGTACCTCGCGGATCGCTACCCCGGTGTCATCGACGTACAGCCTGCCAGCCCGAACTGGCCACACGTCACGGATCACTAGCCGACGGCACCGTTCGGGCAACGCTGCAGAGGACCCGGACTCACGGCTCCCGGAAGGTCAAGGTCAGGTGGGGTCGCACGGGGCCCGGGGGTGCCGCGCCCGGAGGTGCCGGGCCCGGGGCGTGGTCGGCGTCCGAGAGGCCGGGCGGGAGGCGGTCCCGGAGGACGAAGGCGAATTCGAGGCCGGCGAAGTGGAACAGCCGCATCACGCCGGGCGCTCCGCGGACCACGCGCAGGGTGCCGCCCCGCGCGGTTACGCCGTCCTGGACGGCGGACAACAGCCGCAGGCCGCCCGGATCGAGGAAGGTGACGGGGCGCAGGTCGACCACGACCTGCGGCGCTTCCCGGTCGATGAGCTTCTCGACGGTGGGTCCGAGGGCCGTCCGGGCCTCGATGTCGATCTCTCCGTACAGATCGAGCACGGTGGCCGCCTCCACCGCTCGGTCCCACAGGCCGAACCCGGATGTGCCGGCGCGCATGAGGAAACCCCCACGATCCTTTCCGAAGTGCCACAACGGCACGCGGACCGGTCGACCGCTTCCTGGCGCCGGAGCACAGCGGCACCCCCAGGGTTCGAGGCGGC
Encoded here:
- a CDS encoding STAS domain-containing protein, with the protein product MRAGTSGFGLWDRAVEAATVLDLYGEIDIEARTALGPTVEKLIDREAPQVVVDLRPVTFLDPGGLRLLSAVQDGVTARGGTLRVVRGAPGVMRLFHFAGLEFAFVLRDRLPPGLSDADHAPGPAPPGAAPPGPVRPHLTLTFREP
- a CDS encoding competence protein CoiA family protein, translating into MANGIWHAEYGIAINLTRSDLGLNEYQGCLPADLTPEKLLEDITRPLQDRERERLQCLDHHEHGVCKAEREGRSPWMTVRRCRRGTELLLIAAHLPARSAPTPPESLRHQALKERIVRAAERHSCLTADAEMTAQGSRRKIRSDVRVSGPGRTVGWEAQYSPITAPTVRRRSQIAVEAGITPLWVTDSDRAALINRAPWARVDDVPWQDIASRARMLIRGGVRYLQEWKCTAGAERQCPAKTASMFGCGDFHTIFEVPALCLPAKRHTEVDELVVASADGSFVPLQVPMPSDPRQASRMWVPAQDHERWLSIVGHEPTPLCEEDPPDSELTFHEEELDAKCRFGEESSVRNDPRPIRERGDDRGLRTFTQLPPRIPRQAPGRSISDAERQERAEQYGCRVWEIGACPGCGQPMHRYGRGAAHACRACRSRFVTR